In one window of Episyrphus balteatus chromosome 3, idEpiBalt1.1, whole genome shotgun sequence DNA:
- the LOC129913965 gene encoding putative thiamine transporter SLC35F3 isoform X7 has translation MTRDGEIPAIFNPKRVRAPSVVVTGESPNGPYGGFTNILNTSNPQIAHQDSVSSSQQDPIESITIQHQQISHEIREHCRGYGSSGGIDAEASIADTPEATVVHFKRLRACKERCCSELAQKRICFLPLQMYFGVCVTILVTASWVGATHCIKFLYLSRSTYINPDEFEKEGFKDNGDMDEHDGVMGFGSGFNEVEDATKMFHVPRNTLASTIFNAPFFASWFFTNFAFLFFPIYVLGRVAVRKCDKPGEILGDVLRGFRDRGFTIGRFLNRCLSFCILWIVTTYLYTLSLRVLFATDAMALFATNVACVYLLSWVILHEQFVGVRIVAVILCDTGIALLAYMDGITESSTLSGVVLAALAAAGYAVFRVMFRKVMGDPPVGQIAFAFTTLGFLNAALLWPVCVALYLTGTESMPSDRMPWVILLIASILLLVFHMLTQFSAAVTYNMFVTLGLITAVPVSGALDVVLYGATFAGMKLAGVILIAVGFFLVMFPENWPDYITRLLRNIILLGHNARYTDYSPAARHFVDAI, from the exons ATGACACGAGACGGTGAAATACCCGCCATATTTAACCCGAAACGGGTTAGAGCTCCATCTGTGGTTGTTACTGGTGAATCACCAAACGGTCCCTATGGAGGTTTCACTAATATTCTCAACACCAGTAATCCACAAATTGCCCACCAAGATTCCGTGTCGTCAAGTCAACAAGATCCCATTGAATCAATTACAATACAACACCAGCAGATATCTCATGAAATAAGAGAGCACTGTAGGGGTTACGGTAGCAGTGGAGGCATTGATGCTGAAGCCTCCATTGCTGATACACCTGAAGCAACTGTTGTGCATTTTAAGAGGTTGAGAGCCTGCAAGGAAAGATGCTGTTCCGAACTGGCACAAAAG AGAATATGTTTTTTACCCTTGCAGATGTATTTTGGAGTATGTGTTACTATTTTGGTAACAGCTTCTTGGGTCGGAGCTACACATTGCATAAAGTTCTTGTACCTTAGTCGAAGTACATATATTAATCCGGATGAGTTCGAAAAGGAAGGTTTCAAAGACAATGGAGATATGGATGAGCATGACGGGGTTATGGGTTTTGGATCTGGTTTCAACGAAGTCGAAGATGCCACAAAGATGTTCCACGTTCCGCGCAATACCTTAGCGTCAACCATATTCAATGCACCATTTTTTGCTTCGTGGTTTTTTACGaactttgcttttttattttttccaatttatgTACTTGGAAGGGTTGCGGTCAGAAAATGTGATAAGCCCGGAGAGATACTTGGAGATGTTCTAAGAGGTTTCCGGGATCGAGGTTTTACTATTG GCCGCTTTCTCAACCGCTGTCTGTCTTTCTGCATTCTTTGGATAGTGACAACGTACCTCTACACATTATCCTTACGAGTGCTGTTTGCAACAGATGCTATGGCTCTTTTTGCTACCAATGTAGCTTGTGTCTATCTCCTGTCATGGGTTATTCTTCATGAGCAATTCGTTGGAGTTAGG ATTGTTGCTGTTATATTGTGTGACACAGGAATTGCCCTACTCGCTTACATGGATGGCATAACAGAGAGCTCAACTTTGAGTGGTGTTGTCTTGGCAGCATTGGCAGCAGCTGGATATGCTGTATTCAGG GTGATGTTTAGGAAAGTTATGGGCGATCCACCTGTCGGGCAGATAGCATTTGCTTTCACAACACTCGGATTTTTGAATGCAGCATTGCTTTGGCCTGTTTGTGTTGCACTTTATTTGACGGGAACCGAGAGTATGCCCTCGGATCGAATGCCATGGGTCATCCTGCTTATTGCTAGTATACTATTATTGG tgtTTCATATGCTTACGCAATTTAGTGCAGCTGTCACCTACAACATGTTTGTCACACTTGGCCTCATAACAGCAGTTCCCGTATCTGGag CTCTGGATGTTGTATTATATGGAGCAACATTTGCTGGCATGAAATTGGCTGGTGTAATACTTATCGCAGTTGGATTCTTTTTAGTCATGTTCCCCGAAAATTGGCCAGACTACATAACAAGACTTTTAag AAATATCATCTTGTTGGGTCACAACGCGAG ATATACCGACTATTCCCCTg CCGCCCGGCATTTTGTAGACGCGATATAA
- the LOC129913965 gene encoding putative thiamine transporter SLC35F3 isoform X5, which yields MTRDGEIPAIFNPKRVRAPSVVVTGESPNGPYGGFTNILNTSNPQIAHQDSVSSSQQDPIESITIQHQQISHEIREHCRGYGSSGGIDAEASIADTPEATVVHFKRLRACKERCCSELAQKRICFLPLQMYFGVCVTILVTASWVGATHCIKFLYLSRSTYINPDEFEKEGFKDNGDMDEHDGVMGFGSGFNEVEDATKMFHVPRNTLASTIFNAPFFASWFFTNFAFLFFPIYVLGRVAVRKCDKPGEILGDVLRGFRDRGFTIGRFLNRCLSFCILWIVTTYLYTLSLRVLFATDAMALFATNVACVYLLSWVILHEQFVGVRIVAVILCDTGIALLAYMDGITESSTLSGVVLAALAAAGYAVFRVMFRKVMGDPPVGQIAFAFTTLGFLNAALLWPVCVALYLTGTESMPSDRMPWVILLIASILLLVFHMLTQFSAAVTYNMFVTLGLITAVPVSGALDVVLYGATFAGMKLAGVILIAVGFFLVMFPENWPDYITRLLRNIILLGHNASRPAFCRRDIMLTPPTTTTR from the exons ATGACACGAGACGGTGAAATACCCGCCATATTTAACCCGAAACGGGTTAGAGCTCCATCTGTGGTTGTTACTGGTGAATCACCAAACGGTCCCTATGGAGGTTTCACTAATATTCTCAACACCAGTAATCCACAAATTGCCCACCAAGATTCCGTGTCGTCAAGTCAACAAGATCCCATTGAATCAATTACAATACAACACCAGCAGATATCTCATGAAATAAGAGAGCACTGTAGGGGTTACGGTAGCAGTGGAGGCATTGATGCTGAAGCCTCCATTGCTGATACACCTGAAGCAACTGTTGTGCATTTTAAGAGGTTGAGAGCCTGCAAGGAAAGATGCTGTTCCGAACTGGCACAAAAG AGAATATGTTTTTTACCCTTGCAGATGTATTTTGGAGTATGTGTTACTATTTTGGTAACAGCTTCTTGGGTCGGAGCTACACATTGCATAAAGTTCTTGTACCTTAGTCGAAGTACATATATTAATCCGGATGAGTTCGAAAAGGAAGGTTTCAAAGACAATGGAGATATGGATGAGCATGACGGGGTTATGGGTTTTGGATCTGGTTTCAACGAAGTCGAAGATGCCACAAAGATGTTCCACGTTCCGCGCAATACCTTAGCGTCAACCATATTCAATGCACCATTTTTTGCTTCGTGGTTTTTTACGaactttgcttttttattttttccaatttatgTACTTGGAAGGGTTGCGGTCAGAAAATGTGATAAGCCCGGAGAGATACTTGGAGATGTTCTAAGAGGTTTCCGGGATCGAGGTTTTACTATTG GCCGCTTTCTCAACCGCTGTCTGTCTTTCTGCATTCTTTGGATAGTGACAACGTACCTCTACACATTATCCTTACGAGTGCTGTTTGCAACAGATGCTATGGCTCTTTTTGCTACCAATGTAGCTTGTGTCTATCTCCTGTCATGGGTTATTCTTCATGAGCAATTCGTTGGAGTTAGG ATTGTTGCTGTTATATTGTGTGACACAGGAATTGCCCTACTCGCTTACATGGATGGCATAACAGAGAGCTCAACTTTGAGTGGTGTTGTCTTGGCAGCATTGGCAGCAGCTGGATATGCTGTATTCAGG GTGATGTTTAGGAAAGTTATGGGCGATCCACCTGTCGGGCAGATAGCATTTGCTTTCACAACACTCGGATTTTTGAATGCAGCATTGCTTTGGCCTGTTTGTGTTGCACTTTATTTGACGGGAACCGAGAGTATGCCCTCGGATCGAATGCCATGGGTCATCCTGCTTATTGCTAGTATACTATTATTGG tgtTTCATATGCTTACGCAATTTAGTGCAGCTGTCACCTACAACATGTTTGTCACACTTGGCCTCATAACAGCAGTTCCCGTATCTGGag CTCTGGATGTTGTATTATATGGAGCAACATTTGCTGGCATGAAATTGGCTGGTGTAATACTTATCGCAGTTGGATTCTTTTTAGTCATGTTCCCCGAAAATTGGCCAGACTACATAACAAGACTTTTAag AAATATCATCTTGTTGGGTCACAACGCGAG CCGCCCGGCATTTTGTAGACGCGATATAATGTTAACACCgccaacaacgacgacgaggTAG
- the LOC129913965 gene encoding solute carrier family 35 member F4 isoform X2: MTRDGEIPAIFNPKRVRAPSVVVTGESPNGPYGGFTNILNTSNPQIAHQDSVSSSQQDPIESITIQHQQISHEIREHCRGYGSSGGIDAEASIADTPEATVVHFKRLRACKERCCSELAQKMYFGVCVTILVTASWVGATHCIKFLYLSRSTYINPDEFEKEGFKDNGDMDEHDGVMGFGSGFNEVEDATKMFHVPRNTLASTIFNAPFFASWFFTNFAFLFFPIYVLGRVAVRKCDKPGEILGDVLRGFRDRGFTIGRFLNRCLSFCILWIVTTYLYTLSLRVLFATDAMALFATNVACVYLLSWVILHEQFVGVRIVAVILCDTGIALLAYMDGITESSTLSGVVLAALAAAGYAVFRVMFRKVMGDPPVGQIAFAFTTLGFLNAALLWPVCVALYLTGTESMPSDRMPWVILLIASILLLVFHMLTQFSAAVTYNMFVTLGLITAVPVSGALDVVLYGATFAGMKLAGVILIAVGFFLVMFPENWPDYITRLLRKSGRAILRYQCCCEIAEIHYVHSMGSRSPQWFTKRSTSDHYRLSDGVHQVPSAITLWPCEMTDLSPGLVSNNQQQQHNHHHQQQHLYQNQPHFSNFPTAPGHYNANLYNSSSRIPPIGNGNGRLFSYFGNDNERERKKSETSFFNLGFRRKSTIYYAATD, translated from the exons ATGACACGAGACGGTGAAATACCCGCCATATTTAACCCGAAACGGGTTAGAGCTCCATCTGTGGTTGTTACTGGTGAATCACCAAACGGTCCCTATGGAGGTTTCACTAATATTCTCAACACCAGTAATCCACAAATTGCCCACCAAGATTCCGTGTCGTCAAGTCAACAAGATCCCATTGAATCAATTACAATACAACACCAGCAGATATCTCATGAAATAAGAGAGCACTGTAGGGGTTACGGTAGCAGTGGAGGCATTGATGCTGAAGCCTCCATTGCTGATACACCTGAAGCAACTGTTGTGCATTTTAAGAGGTTGAGAGCCTGCAAGGAAAGATGCTGTTCCGAACTGGCACAAAAG ATGTATTTTGGAGTATGTGTTACTATTTTGGTAACAGCTTCTTGGGTCGGAGCTACACATTGCATAAAGTTCTTGTACCTTAGTCGAAGTACATATATTAATCCGGATGAGTTCGAAAAGGAAGGTTTCAAAGACAATGGAGATATGGATGAGCATGACGGGGTTATGGGTTTTGGATCTGGTTTCAACGAAGTCGAAGATGCCACAAAGATGTTCCACGTTCCGCGCAATACCTTAGCGTCAACCATATTCAATGCACCATTTTTTGCTTCGTGGTTTTTTACGaactttgcttttttattttttccaatttatgTACTTGGAAGGGTTGCGGTCAGAAAATGTGATAAGCCCGGAGAGATACTTGGAGATGTTCTAAGAGGTTTCCGGGATCGAGGTTTTACTATTG GCCGCTTTCTCAACCGCTGTCTGTCTTTCTGCATTCTTTGGATAGTGACAACGTACCTCTACACATTATCCTTACGAGTGCTGTTTGCAACAGATGCTATGGCTCTTTTTGCTACCAATGTAGCTTGTGTCTATCTCCTGTCATGGGTTATTCTTCATGAGCAATTCGTTGGAGTTAGG ATTGTTGCTGTTATATTGTGTGACACAGGAATTGCCCTACTCGCTTACATGGATGGCATAACAGAGAGCTCAACTTTGAGTGGTGTTGTCTTGGCAGCATTGGCAGCAGCTGGATATGCTGTATTCAGG GTGATGTTTAGGAAAGTTATGGGCGATCCACCTGTCGGGCAGATAGCATTTGCTTTCACAACACTCGGATTTTTGAATGCAGCATTGCTTTGGCCTGTTTGTGTTGCACTTTATTTGACGGGAACCGAGAGTATGCCCTCGGATCGAATGCCATGGGTCATCCTGCTTATTGCTAGTATACTATTATTGG tgtTTCATATGCTTACGCAATTTAGTGCAGCTGTCACCTACAACATGTTTGTCACACTTGGCCTCATAACAGCAGTTCCCGTATCTGGag CTCTGGATGTTGTATTATATGGAGCAACATTTGCTGGCATGAAATTGGCTGGTGTAATACTTATCGCAGTTGGATTCTTTTTAGTCATGTTCCCCGAAAATTGGCCAGACTACATAACAAGACTTTTAag aaaaagtgGTCGAGCTATCCTACGTTACCAATGTTGTTGTGAAATAGCTGAAATTCATTACGTTCATTCG ATGGGGTCGAGGTCCCCGCAATGGTTCACTAAGCGGTCAACATCCGACCACTATAGACTATCGGACGGGGTACATCAGGTCCCATCTGCGATCACCCTCTGGCCGTGTGAGATGACCGATCTGTCACCAGGTTTGGTTAgcaacaaccaacaacaacaacataaccACCACCACCAGCAACAACATCTTTACCAAAACCAACCGCATTTCTCTAATTTTCCAACTGCTCCGGGACATTATAATGCTAATCTTTATAATTCCAGCAGCAGAATTCCACCTATTGGCAATGGCAATGGAAGACTTTTTTCATACTTTGGAAATGATAATGAGCGTGAACGCAAGAAGTCCGAGacgtcattttttaatttgggaTTCCGACGAAAATCAACCATCTATTATGCAGCAACAGATTAA
- the LOC129913965 gene encoding putative thiamine transporter SLC35F3 isoform X6 has translation MTRDGEIPAIFNPKRVRAPSVVVTGESPNGPYGGFTNILNTSNPQIAHQDSVSSSQQDPIESITIQHQQISHEIREHCRGYGSSGGIDAEASIADTPEATVVHFKRLRACKERCCSELAQKRICFLPLQMYFGVCVTILVTASWVGATHCIKFLYLSRSTYINPDEFEKEGFKDNGDMDEHDGVMGFGSGFNEVEDATKMFHVPRNTLASTIFNAPFFASWFFTNFAFLFFPIYVLGRVAVRKCDKPGEILGDVLRGFRDRGFTIGRFLNRCLSFCILWIVTTYLYTLSLRVLFATDAMALFATNVACVYLLSWVILHEQFVGVRIVAVILCDTGIALLAYMDGITESSTLSGVVLAALAAAGYAVFRVMFRKVMGDPPVGQIAFAFTTLGFLNAALLWPVCVALYLTGTESMPSDRMPWVILLIASILLLVFHMLTQFSAAVTYNMFVTLGLITAVPVSGALDVVLYGATFAGMKLAGVILIAVGFFLVMFPENWPDYITRLLRNIILLGHNARYTDYSPDGVEVPAMVH, from the exons ATGACACGAGACGGTGAAATACCCGCCATATTTAACCCGAAACGGGTTAGAGCTCCATCTGTGGTTGTTACTGGTGAATCACCAAACGGTCCCTATGGAGGTTTCACTAATATTCTCAACACCAGTAATCCACAAATTGCCCACCAAGATTCCGTGTCGTCAAGTCAACAAGATCCCATTGAATCAATTACAATACAACACCAGCAGATATCTCATGAAATAAGAGAGCACTGTAGGGGTTACGGTAGCAGTGGAGGCATTGATGCTGAAGCCTCCATTGCTGATACACCTGAAGCAACTGTTGTGCATTTTAAGAGGTTGAGAGCCTGCAAGGAAAGATGCTGTTCCGAACTGGCACAAAAG AGAATATGTTTTTTACCCTTGCAGATGTATTTTGGAGTATGTGTTACTATTTTGGTAACAGCTTCTTGGGTCGGAGCTACACATTGCATAAAGTTCTTGTACCTTAGTCGAAGTACATATATTAATCCGGATGAGTTCGAAAAGGAAGGTTTCAAAGACAATGGAGATATGGATGAGCATGACGGGGTTATGGGTTTTGGATCTGGTTTCAACGAAGTCGAAGATGCCACAAAGATGTTCCACGTTCCGCGCAATACCTTAGCGTCAACCATATTCAATGCACCATTTTTTGCTTCGTGGTTTTTTACGaactttgcttttttattttttccaatttatgTACTTGGAAGGGTTGCGGTCAGAAAATGTGATAAGCCCGGAGAGATACTTGGAGATGTTCTAAGAGGTTTCCGGGATCGAGGTTTTACTATTG GCCGCTTTCTCAACCGCTGTCTGTCTTTCTGCATTCTTTGGATAGTGACAACGTACCTCTACACATTATCCTTACGAGTGCTGTTTGCAACAGATGCTATGGCTCTTTTTGCTACCAATGTAGCTTGTGTCTATCTCCTGTCATGGGTTATTCTTCATGAGCAATTCGTTGGAGTTAGG ATTGTTGCTGTTATATTGTGTGACACAGGAATTGCCCTACTCGCTTACATGGATGGCATAACAGAGAGCTCAACTTTGAGTGGTGTTGTCTTGGCAGCATTGGCAGCAGCTGGATATGCTGTATTCAGG GTGATGTTTAGGAAAGTTATGGGCGATCCACCTGTCGGGCAGATAGCATTTGCTTTCACAACACTCGGATTTTTGAATGCAGCATTGCTTTGGCCTGTTTGTGTTGCACTTTATTTGACGGGAACCGAGAGTATGCCCTCGGATCGAATGCCATGGGTCATCCTGCTTATTGCTAGTATACTATTATTGG tgtTTCATATGCTTACGCAATTTAGTGCAGCTGTCACCTACAACATGTTTGTCACACTTGGCCTCATAACAGCAGTTCCCGTATCTGGag CTCTGGATGTTGTATTATATGGAGCAACATTTGCTGGCATGAAATTGGCTGGTGTAATACTTATCGCAGTTGGATTCTTTTTAGTCATGTTCCCCGAAAATTGGCCAGACTACATAACAAGACTTTTAag AAATATCATCTTGTTGGGTCACAACGCGAG ATATACCGACTATTCCCCTg ATGGGGTCGAGGTCCCCGCAATGGTTCACTAA
- the LOC129913965 gene encoding putative thiamine transporter SLC35F3 isoform X3, whose protein sequence is MTRDGEIPAIFNPKRVRAPSVVVTGESPNGPYGGFTNILNTSNPQIAHQDSVSSSQQDPIESITIQHQQISHEIREHCRGYGSSGGIDAEASIADTPEATVVHFKRLRACKERCCSELAQKRICFLPLQMYFGVCVTILVTASWVGATHCIKFLYLSRSTYINPDEFEKEGFKDNGDMDEHDGVMGFGSGFNEVEDATKMFHVPRNTLASTIFNAPFFASWFFTNFAFLFFPIYVLGRVAVRKCDKPGEILGDVLRGFRDRGFTIGRFLNRCLSFCILWIVTTYLYTLSLRVLFATDAMALFATNVACVYLLSWVILHEQFVGVRIVAVILCDTGIALLAYMDGITESSTLSGVVLAALAAAGYAVFRVMFRKVMGDPPVGQIAFAFTTLGFLNAALLWPVCVALYLTGTESMPSDRMPWVILLIASILLLVFHMLTQFSAAVTYNMFVTLGLITAVPVSGALDVVLYGATFAGMKLAGVILIAVGFFLVMFPENWPDYITRLLRNIILLGHNARWGRGPRNGSLSGQHPTTIDYRTGYIRSHLRSPSGRVR, encoded by the exons ATGACACGAGACGGTGAAATACCCGCCATATTTAACCCGAAACGGGTTAGAGCTCCATCTGTGGTTGTTACTGGTGAATCACCAAACGGTCCCTATGGAGGTTTCACTAATATTCTCAACACCAGTAATCCACAAATTGCCCACCAAGATTCCGTGTCGTCAAGTCAACAAGATCCCATTGAATCAATTACAATACAACACCAGCAGATATCTCATGAAATAAGAGAGCACTGTAGGGGTTACGGTAGCAGTGGAGGCATTGATGCTGAAGCCTCCATTGCTGATACACCTGAAGCAACTGTTGTGCATTTTAAGAGGTTGAGAGCCTGCAAGGAAAGATGCTGTTCCGAACTGGCACAAAAG AGAATATGTTTTTTACCCTTGCAGATGTATTTTGGAGTATGTGTTACTATTTTGGTAACAGCTTCTTGGGTCGGAGCTACACATTGCATAAAGTTCTTGTACCTTAGTCGAAGTACATATATTAATCCGGATGAGTTCGAAAAGGAAGGTTTCAAAGACAATGGAGATATGGATGAGCATGACGGGGTTATGGGTTTTGGATCTGGTTTCAACGAAGTCGAAGATGCCACAAAGATGTTCCACGTTCCGCGCAATACCTTAGCGTCAACCATATTCAATGCACCATTTTTTGCTTCGTGGTTTTTTACGaactttgcttttttattttttccaatttatgTACTTGGAAGGGTTGCGGTCAGAAAATGTGATAAGCCCGGAGAGATACTTGGAGATGTTCTAAGAGGTTTCCGGGATCGAGGTTTTACTATTG GCCGCTTTCTCAACCGCTGTCTGTCTTTCTGCATTCTTTGGATAGTGACAACGTACCTCTACACATTATCCTTACGAGTGCTGTTTGCAACAGATGCTATGGCTCTTTTTGCTACCAATGTAGCTTGTGTCTATCTCCTGTCATGGGTTATTCTTCATGAGCAATTCGTTGGAGTTAGG ATTGTTGCTGTTATATTGTGTGACACAGGAATTGCCCTACTCGCTTACATGGATGGCATAACAGAGAGCTCAACTTTGAGTGGTGTTGTCTTGGCAGCATTGGCAGCAGCTGGATATGCTGTATTCAGG GTGATGTTTAGGAAAGTTATGGGCGATCCACCTGTCGGGCAGATAGCATTTGCTTTCACAACACTCGGATTTTTGAATGCAGCATTGCTTTGGCCTGTTTGTGTTGCACTTTATTTGACGGGAACCGAGAGTATGCCCTCGGATCGAATGCCATGGGTCATCCTGCTTATTGCTAGTATACTATTATTGG tgtTTCATATGCTTACGCAATTTAGTGCAGCTGTCACCTACAACATGTTTGTCACACTTGGCCTCATAACAGCAGTTCCCGTATCTGGag CTCTGGATGTTGTATTATATGGAGCAACATTTGCTGGCATGAAATTGGCTGGTGTAATACTTATCGCAGTTGGATTCTTTTTAGTCATGTTCCCCGAAAATTGGCCAGACTACATAACAAGACTTTTAag AAATATCATCTTGTTGGGTCACAACGCGAG ATGGGGTCGAGGTCCCCGCAATGGTTCACTAAGCGGTCAACATCCGACCACTATAGACTATCGGACGGGGTACATCAGGTCCCATCTGCGATCACCCTCTGGCCGTGTGAGATGA
- the LOC129913965 gene encoding uncharacterized protein LOC129913965 isoform X1: MTRDGEIPAIFNPKRVRAPSVVVTGESPNGPYGGFTNILNTSNPQIAHQDSVSSSQQDPIESITIQHQQISHEIREHCRGYGSSGGIDAEASIADTPEATVVHFKRLRACKERCCSELAQKRICFLPLQMYFGVCVTILVTASWVGATHCIKFLYLSRSTYINPDEFEKEGFKDNGDMDEHDGVMGFGSGFNEVEDATKMFHVPRNTLASTIFNAPFFASWFFTNFAFLFFPIYVLGRVAVRKCDKPGEILGDVLRGFRDRGFTIGRFLNRCLSFCILWIVTTYLYTLSLRVLFATDAMALFATNVACVYLLSWVILHEQFVGVRIVAVILCDTGIALLAYMDGITESSTLSGVVLAALAAAGYAVFRVMFRKVMGDPPVGQIAFAFTTLGFLNAALLWPVCVALYLTGTESMPSDRMPWVILLIASILLLVFHMLTQFSAAVTYNMFVTLGLITAVPVSGALDVVLYGATFAGMKLAGVILIAVGFFLVMFPENWPDYITRLLRKSGRAILRYQCCCEIAEIHYVHSMGSRSPQWFTKRSTSDHYRLSDGVHQVPSAITLWPCEMTDLSPGLVSNNQQQQHNHHHQQQHLYQNQPHFSNFPTAPGHYNANLYNSSSRIPPIGNGNGRLFSYFGNDNERERKKSETSFFNLGFRRKSTIYYAATD; the protein is encoded by the exons ATGACACGAGACGGTGAAATACCCGCCATATTTAACCCGAAACGGGTTAGAGCTCCATCTGTGGTTGTTACTGGTGAATCACCAAACGGTCCCTATGGAGGTTTCACTAATATTCTCAACACCAGTAATCCACAAATTGCCCACCAAGATTCCGTGTCGTCAAGTCAACAAGATCCCATTGAATCAATTACAATACAACACCAGCAGATATCTCATGAAATAAGAGAGCACTGTAGGGGTTACGGTAGCAGTGGAGGCATTGATGCTGAAGCCTCCATTGCTGATACACCTGAAGCAACTGTTGTGCATTTTAAGAGGTTGAGAGCCTGCAAGGAAAGATGCTGTTCCGAACTGGCACAAAAG AGAATATGTTTTTTACCCTTGCAGATGTATTTTGGAGTATGTGTTACTATTTTGGTAACAGCTTCTTGGGTCGGAGCTACACATTGCATAAAGTTCTTGTACCTTAGTCGAAGTACATATATTAATCCGGATGAGTTCGAAAAGGAAGGTTTCAAAGACAATGGAGATATGGATGAGCATGACGGGGTTATGGGTTTTGGATCTGGTTTCAACGAAGTCGAAGATGCCACAAAGATGTTCCACGTTCCGCGCAATACCTTAGCGTCAACCATATTCAATGCACCATTTTTTGCTTCGTGGTTTTTTACGaactttgcttttttattttttccaatttatgTACTTGGAAGGGTTGCGGTCAGAAAATGTGATAAGCCCGGAGAGATACTTGGAGATGTTCTAAGAGGTTTCCGGGATCGAGGTTTTACTATTG GCCGCTTTCTCAACCGCTGTCTGTCTTTCTGCATTCTTTGGATAGTGACAACGTACCTCTACACATTATCCTTACGAGTGCTGTTTGCAACAGATGCTATGGCTCTTTTTGCTACCAATGTAGCTTGTGTCTATCTCCTGTCATGGGTTATTCTTCATGAGCAATTCGTTGGAGTTAGG ATTGTTGCTGTTATATTGTGTGACACAGGAATTGCCCTACTCGCTTACATGGATGGCATAACAGAGAGCTCAACTTTGAGTGGTGTTGTCTTGGCAGCATTGGCAGCAGCTGGATATGCTGTATTCAGG GTGATGTTTAGGAAAGTTATGGGCGATCCACCTGTCGGGCAGATAGCATTTGCTTTCACAACACTCGGATTTTTGAATGCAGCATTGCTTTGGCCTGTTTGTGTTGCACTTTATTTGACGGGAACCGAGAGTATGCCCTCGGATCGAATGCCATGGGTCATCCTGCTTATTGCTAGTATACTATTATTGG tgtTTCATATGCTTACGCAATTTAGTGCAGCTGTCACCTACAACATGTTTGTCACACTTGGCCTCATAACAGCAGTTCCCGTATCTGGag CTCTGGATGTTGTATTATATGGAGCAACATTTGCTGGCATGAAATTGGCTGGTGTAATACTTATCGCAGTTGGATTCTTTTTAGTCATGTTCCCCGAAAATTGGCCAGACTACATAACAAGACTTTTAag aaaaagtgGTCGAGCTATCCTACGTTACCAATGTTGTTGTGAAATAGCTGAAATTCATTACGTTCATTCG ATGGGGTCGAGGTCCCCGCAATGGTTCACTAAGCGGTCAACATCCGACCACTATAGACTATCGGACGGGGTACATCAGGTCCCATCTGCGATCACCCTCTGGCCGTGTGAGATGACCGATCTGTCACCAGGTTTGGTTAgcaacaaccaacaacaacaacataaccACCACCACCAGCAACAACATCTTTACCAAAACCAACCGCATTTCTCTAATTTTCCAACTGCTCCGGGACATTATAATGCTAATCTTTATAATTCCAGCAGCAGAATTCCACCTATTGGCAATGGCAATGGAAGACTTTTTTCATACTTTGGAAATGATAATGAGCGTGAACGCAAGAAGTCCGAGacgtcattttttaatttgggaTTCCGACGAAAATCAACCATCTATTATGCAGCAACAGATTAA